The following proteins come from a genomic window of Anaerobutyricum hallii:
- a CDS encoding TIGR03936 family radical SAM-associated protein, translated as MKVRVKWTKTGVLKFIGHLDVQRYFQKALMRAELPVSFSKGMSPHQIMSFAAPLGLGMTSEGEYADISFDWSYSSEEMLKRINAVMNEGISVLEFKEIDEKEKNCMAVTEAADYLVTFREGYYYKDAFLKRTQPFYLQEKIPVIKKTKRSEKEVDIAPLILDIREYESEPLIPGLPLKQEGIFMKLVTGSAENLKPQLVMEAFCKYLGYDYDPMGFQYHRLETYLKKDGELQPLGSVGWDIAEEKHPEE; from the coding sequence ATGAAAGTAAGAGTAAAATGGACTAAAACAGGAGTTCTGAAATTTATAGGACATCTGGATGTACAAAGATATTTTCAAAAGGCATTGATGCGTGCAGAGCTTCCTGTTTCTTTTTCAAAAGGAATGAGTCCTCATCAGATTATGAGTTTTGCTGCACCGCTTGGTCTTGGGATGACCAGTGAAGGAGAATATGCGGATATTTCTTTTGACTGGTCTTATAGCAGTGAGGAAATGCTGAAACGCATCAATGCGGTAATGAATGAGGGGATTTCTGTCCTTGAATTTAAAGAAATTGATGAAAAAGAGAAAAACTGTATGGCAGTAACAGAGGCAGCAGATTATCTTGTAACATTTCGCGAAGGCTATTATTATAAAGATGCATTTTTAAAACGTACCCAGCCTTTTTATCTTCAGGAGAAGATTCCGGTTATAAAGAAAACGAAGCGTTCGGAAAAAGAAGTAGATATTGCACCGTTGATTCTTGATATTCGTGAATATGAATCTGAACCGCTTATTCCGGGGCTTCCATTAAAACAGGAAGGAATCTTTATGAAGCTGGTTACCGGTAGTGCAGAGAATTTAAAACCACAGCTTGTTATGGAAGCTTTTTGTAAATATCTTGGATATGATTATGATCCAATGGGATTTCAGTATCACCGTCTGGAAACCTATTTAAAAAAAGATGGAGAGCTTCAGCCATTAGGTTCTGTCGGCTGGGATATTGCTGAAGAAAAGCATCCGGAAGAGTAA